In Takifugu flavidus isolate HTHZ2018 chromosome 5, ASM371156v2, whole genome shotgun sequence, the following proteins share a genomic window:
- the ostf1 gene encoding osteoclast-stimulating factor 1: protein MSKPPPKPAKPGQVKVFRALFTFDPRTPDELYFEEGDILYISDTSDTNWWKGTCRGRTGLIPSNYVAEQAESIDNPMHEAAKRGNLSWLRECIENKVGVNGLDKAGNTALYWACHGGHKDVVEVLLSQPNVEVNQQNKLGDTVLHAAAWKGYSDIVELLLKKNPRTDIRNNENKLALDMATNAQCASLLKRKQQSTITRTHSNAEEYLDDEDSD, encoded by the exons ATGTCGAAGCCTCCTCCTAAACCCGCCAAACCAG GCCAGGTCAAGGTCTTCAGAGCATtgttcacctttgaccccagaaCG CCAGATGAGCTGTACTTTGAAGAAGGCGACATCCTTTACATCTCAGACACT aGTGACACTAATTGGTGGAAGGGAACGTGCAGGGGAAGGACTGGTCTGATTCCCAGTAACTATG TTGCCGAGCAGGCAGAGTCCATCGACAATCCCATGCACGAAGCGGCCAAACGAG GTAATTTGAGCTGGCTGAGGGAATGCATCGAGAACAAGGTGGGCGTCAACGGGCTGGACAAGGCTGGAAACACTGCCCTGTACTGGGCATGCCATGGGGGACACAAAG ACGTGGTGGAGGTGTTGCTAAGTCAGCCCAACGTGGAAGTCAACCAGCAG AATAAACTGGGGGACACCGTTCTGCACGCTGCTGCCTGGAAGGGTTATTCTGACATTGTGGAACTGTTGCTGAAGAAAA ATCCAAGGACAGACATACGGAACAATGAGAACAAACTGGCACTGGACATGGCCACCAACGCGCAGTGCGCCTCGCTTCTcaagaggaaacagcaaagCA CCATCACCCGCACACACAGCAACGCAGAGGAGTATTTGGACGACGAAGACTCGGACTGA
- the mapkapk5 gene encoding MAP kinase-activated protein kinase 5, with protein sequence MSEDNGVDKFIKETSILDEYSINWTQKLGAGISGPVRVCVKKASQERLALKILIDRPKARNEVRLHMMCADHPNIVQILEVYANSVQFPHESSPRARLLIVMEMMEGGELFHRISQHRHFTEKMASQVTKQISQALEHCHCLNLAHRDLKPENLLFKDNSLDAPVKLCDFGFAKIDQGDLMTPQFTPYYVAPQVLEAQRRHQKEKSGIIPTSPTPYTYNKSCDLWSLGVIIYVMLCGYPPFYSKHHSRTIPKDMRKKIMTGSFDFPEDEWSQISEMAKDVVRKLLKVKPEERLTIEGVLAHPWLNCTEALDNVLPSAQMMMDKAVVAGFQQAHAEQLANMRIQDLNISLKPLNSVNNPILRKRKLLGSKPNDSFFIHDPETGEDSNIALEKLRDVIAQCILPQAGENEDEKLNELMYEAWRINRDCKLLRDGLQGLSWDGRSFCDKVDRLKLAEIVKQAIEEKTNLQESH encoded by the exons ATGTCGGAGGACAACGGCGTAGATAAGTTCATCAAG GAGACCTCCATTCTAGATGAGTACAGCATAAACTGGACACAGAAACTGGGAGCTGGCATCAGTGGTCCTGTCAG AGTTTGTGTAAAGAAGGCAAGTCAGGAACGTCTGGCCTTGAAGATCCTCATCGATCGACCTAAAGCCAGAAATGAG GTGCGTTTACATATGATGTGTGCCGACCACCCAAACATAGTCCAAATCCTAGAGGTCTACGCCAATAGCGTCCAGTTTCCTCACGAGTCCAGCCCCAG AGCGAGGCTCCTGATCGtcatggagatgatggagggcgGCGAGCTGTTCCACAGAATCAGTCAGCACAGACACTTTACCGAAAAGATGGCAAGCCAGGTTACAAAACAG ATCAGTCAAGCTTTGGAACATTGTCATTGCCTGAATCTTGCACATCGTGACCTGAAGCCAGAGAATCTGCTCTTCAAGGACAACTCGCTG GACGCTCCTGTGAAGCTGTGCGACTTTGGCTTTGCCAAAATCGATCAAGGAGACTTGATGACTCCACAGTTTACTCCCTACTACGTAGCACCTCAG GTACTTGAGGCACAAAGAAGGCACCAGAAGGAAAAGTCTGGAATTATACCTACCTCACCCACTCCTTACACATATAACAAG AGCTGCGATTTATGGTCTCTTGGCGTGATCATCTACGTGATGCTGTGCGGGTATCCGCCCTTCTACTCCAAACACCACAGTCGCACCATCCCGAAGGACATGAGGAAAAAAATTATGACCGGCAGCTTCGACTTCCCCGAAGATGAGTGGAGCCAGATCTCTGAGATGGCCAAGGACGTCGTTCGCAA gctcCTAAAGGTGAAGCCAGAGGAGAGATTAACTATCGAAGGAGTCTTGGCTCATCCTTGGCTCAACTGCACCGAGGCTCTGGACAATGTGCTGCCCTCTGCTCAGATGATGATGGACAAG GCCGTGGTCGCAGGCTTCCAGCAGGCTCACGCTGAGCAGCTGGCCAACATGAGAATTCAGGATCTGAACATCAGCCTCAAACCTCTCAACTCCGTCAACAACCCAATCCTCAGGAAAAGGAAACTACTGGG CTCAAAGCCCAACGACAGTTTCTTCATCCATGACCCAGAGACCGGCGAAGACTCCAACATCGCACTGGAAAAACTCCGGGATGTCATCGCCCAGTGTATATTACCGCAAGCTG GAGAGAACGAGGACGAGAAGCTGAACGAGCTGATGTACGAAGCCTGGAGGATCAACAGAGACTGCAAGCTGCTGAGGGACGGCCTGCAGGGCCTGAGCTGGGATG GGAGATCTTTCTGTGATAAAGTCGACCGCTTGAAACTGGCTGAAATAGTCAAACAGGCCATTGAAGAGAAGACAAATCTCCAGGAATCTCATTAA